Proteins from a single region of Propionispora vibrioides:
- a CDS encoding DMT family transporter, translating into MISRKQAVLYLMLTALLWSTGGVMIKWVDWNPMAVAGVRSLIAAVVMGIAFRKEKLSFSKAQWGGAIAYSATVSLFVIATKLTTAANAILLQYTAPVYVALLGGWLLGEKATRRDWLTIVFVFGGMAFFFADKVSAGGMLGNLCAIGSGLSFSLISIFMRMQKEGSPYGSVLLGNGLTFLVSLPFLGNISFTSPNVVAMLFLGVFQLGLAYVLYSHAIKHVNALEAIIITTLEPILNPVWVFFFIGEVPGMFALIGGGIVVTAIAMRSYLEKAAAENSVVADSD; encoded by the coding sequence ATGATTAGTAGAAAACAAGCTGTTTTATATTTGATGTTAACGGCCCTGCTTTGGAGCACCGGCGGAGTGATGATTAAGTGGGTGGACTGGAATCCCATGGCGGTAGCCGGGGTCAGAAGTCTGATTGCGGCAGTGGTCATGGGCATCGCCTTTCGAAAAGAAAAGCTTTCTTTTTCAAAAGCTCAGTGGGGCGGTGCGATTGCTTATTCGGCTACTGTCAGTCTGTTCGTTATAGCCACTAAGCTGACTACGGCGGCTAATGCGATTTTACTCCAGTATACAGCCCCGGTGTATGTGGCTTTATTAGGTGGCTGGCTGCTGGGTGAAAAAGCCACCCGCCGGGACTGGCTGACTATTGTGTTCGTATTTGGCGGCATGGCTTTCTTTTTTGCCGACAAGGTATCGGCAGGCGGCATGCTGGGCAACTTATGTGCCATTGGCAGCGGATTAAGCTTTAGCCTGATTTCCATATTTATGCGGATGCAGAAGGAAGGCTCACCGTATGGGTCGGTGCTGCTGGGCAATGGGCTTACTTTTTTGGTGAGTCTGCCGTTTCTGGGGAATATCTCCTTTACGTCACCTAATGTAGTGGCTATGCTGTTTTTGGGTGTTTTTCAGCTAGGGTTAGCCTATGTTCTTTATAGTCATGCCATCAAGCATGTCAATGCGCTGGAGGCGATCATTATTACAACACTGGAACCGATTCTCAATCCGGTGTGGGTCTTTTTCTTCATTGGCGAGGTGCCGGGCATGTTCGCCCTGATCGGCGGCGGTATTGTGGTAACAGCCATCGCTATGCGCAGCTATCTGGAAAAGGCCGCCGCTGAAAATTCAGTCGTGGCCGATAGCGATTAA
- a CDS encoding TlpA family protein disulfide reductase, translated as MRKWKWIVGVMIVAVLGGYGLFSINQPQAVSGKQQAAQSGTGVTIGKVAPAFKLDSLVGKTVEVGGGGQIYVINFWASWCPPCRAEFPELVRFAHSYNGKVQFYAVNLQESNEQVSDFLQQQGYELPVLLDRDGTVAKLFKVTAIPTTLVVDSQGIIRYRKSGGVTFSELETVIKEL; from the coding sequence TTGCGTAAATGGAAATGGATTGTTGGGGTTATGATCGTCGCAGTGCTTGGCGGTTATGGCTTGTTTAGCATTAATCAGCCGCAGGCTGTGTCTGGCAAGCAACAAGCAGCACAATCGGGAACGGGAGTAACCATTGGCAAGGTAGCTCCCGCCTTTAAACTGGACAGTTTGGTGGGAAAGACGGTCGAGGTTGGCGGTGGCGGACAGATTTATGTAATTAATTTCTGGGCCAGTTGGTGTCCGCCCTGCCGGGCCGAGTTTCCTGAGTTGGTTCGCTTTGCTCATTCCTACAACGGCAAAGTGCAGTTTTATGCGGTTAATCTTCAGGAATCGAATGAGCAGGTCAGCGATTTTTTACAGCAGCAGGGTTATGAACTGCCGGTACTACTCGACCGGGATGGAACGGTCGCAAAGCTGTTTAAAGTGACAGCTATTCCGACTACGCTGGTGGTTGACTCGCAGGGCATTATCCGTTACCGCAAGAGTGGCGGGGTTACGTTCAGTGAATTGGAAACGGTTATAAAGGAACTGTAG
- a CDS encoding cytochrome c biogenesis CcdA family protein produces MEQVTLLSSFFAGLLSFASPCVLPLLPAFSAMLAGTANGEKINFRRLYVNALCFFTGFSLVFVLMGATASILGQWFFDYQEKIRQAGALVIILMGLQLSGVIRIALLEREYRPFLSRPFQGPLGALLLGISFTAGWTPCIGPILTTILLYAGQTATVGAGIALLLAYAMGFVLPFFLLVTVLRKYALRVRGLYESLPLLQRIAGYLLILTGILIWLDWVEKGIGILWSFFL; encoded by the coding sequence ATGGAACAGGTTACGTTGCTAAGTAGTTTTTTTGCCGGCCTGCTATCGTTTGCATCCCCTTGTGTATTGCCTTTGCTGCCGGCCTTTTCAGCGATGCTGGCGGGAACAGCTAACGGAGAGAAGATAAACTTTCGCCGGTTATATGTGAATGCTCTTTGCTTTTTTACAGGTTTTTCCTTGGTCTTTGTGCTTATGGGTGCGACGGCATCAATACTGGGACAATGGTTTTTTGATTACCAGGAAAAAATTCGACAAGCGGGAGCATTGGTGATTATCCTGATGGGTCTTCAACTGTCGGGAGTTATCCGGATTGCTTTGCTGGAACGGGAGTACCGGCCGTTTTTGTCCCGTCCTTTCCAGGGGCCGCTTGGCGCTCTGCTGCTGGGGATATCCTTTACCGCCGGCTGGACGCCCTGCATTGGACCGATTCTTACAACCATTTTACTATATGCCGGACAAACGGCCACGGTTGGCGCAGGGATAGCTTTGTTGCTGGCCTACGCTATGGGCTTTGTCCTGCCTTTTTTTCTGCTGGTTACTGTGTTAAGAAAGTATGCATTACGTGTACGGGGGCTGTATGAGTCGTTGCCTCTATTGCAGCGAATAGCAGGCTATCTGCTGATTTTGACCGGTATTCTAATCTGGCTGGATTGGGTTGAAAAAGGGATCGGCATTCTTTGGTCGTTTTTTTTATAA